The genomic stretch GACAACTGGGTAAAACATAAGGTCAATTCATATTGGCTAAAACTTTTTGAGAAATAGAAGTAGTTTAGTAGAAAAGAATGTAAAATCAAgaacaaatgaatattttatttcagtATGGTATAATTATATTTAATCATATGATAGTGTGAGCTTCCTGTTTTTTGTTAAGGCCAAGAGGtaagaatggtttttatttacaaatgtaaaaattatCTTTTGCTTGACAGCAGGAGAAGAACAAGCCACTGTATTTTGCAGACCTCTCGTGTAGAGGAAAGGATACTGAGTGTAGAATCAGAAGATTATGGATTTAGTCCTTACTTTTCTACTTgtatgatcttggggaagtcacttaacatctgagttctgttttctcttctctaaaatgggaataataatagaccAACCCCTTGTTTCACAGCAGGGTTGGGAAAACCCAACTGAGATCATGTTAGGGCTTGTTGAAAAATGTTGATGAGTATTCAAATGTAAAATCATCAGAGAAAGATTACCTTTAATTTCAGCATTTTATTAATGTTCTTAGTTTCCAGAAaacttgttttttcttattttcttactGGAACACACGgacctttttttaataaaaatgtttgcatACTTGAATTTTAGGGCTGCAGCAATGACTCTAAGGACAGTATTGCTCTCCTTACAAGCATTATTGGCAGCTGCAGAACCAGATGATCCACAAGATGCAGTAGTAGCAAATCAGGTAATGTATCTGAAACATTTAACATAAAGTAAGAAGCTCTTTTATACCTTATAggctttttcccccaaaaaatatttatttatttaagttttcaacctttgtttagataaaattttcaatttcaaattttttctcccttgccctcctctcctagacagcaggtaatctgatctATAACATtcagcatatttctgcattagtcatgttatacaatcatgaatcagagcaagaaggaaaaacctcaaaaacgaAAAACCAGTAgcaccaaaaaaaatagagatagtaggGTCCattcagcgtccatattccacagtttcttttttttctcctggattttggagagcctttttcatcatgagtcctttggaactttcttgtaccattagattggtgagaagaatttagtctatcacagttgatcaacacacaatattgatgatactgtgcacaatcatggaaagagaaaaggacccacaagtacaaaaatatttatagctgctctttttgtcgtggcaaggaattggaagttgaggggatgcccatcaattggggaatggctggaaaagttgtggtatatgaatgcaatggaatactattgtgctgtaagaaatgatgagcaggaggagttcagagaaacctggagagtcttgcatgggctgatgatgagtgagatgagcagaaccaggagaacattgtgcacagtatcatcaacttgATAGGCTTTTAAAACTTAGCATGTTTTCTCTGCTTTAGTGTTTAAAAGTTCTCAAGATTGCCAGTTCTCGAATGCTATGATGAGGTTAACCTTGGAGCAGATTTATTCTTTAGTAATCTCTTGCCTTCTATGGAAAGTTTGCATACTTATTCCTTAACTAGAATTCTCTGAATTGTTAGTTATTCATTTACTAAACAAGATACGTGGAATTTATTATTCACTCAACTTTGAAAATTAATCTTGATCGGTTAACAGTAGTAGAGTGCTTCTGTATAACTGATACTCTGCAAAGAATGGCTAgtttatatactttttatttgAGCAAAATTAATAAACTCACTGATAAGTAGCAGATGGGATATTGTTGCTGCTTTTTTTCGGCAGGTTAGCAGATTTTattgtaaataaaattttaaaagttgtttcaGTCTAAGTTTTAAGCATTTTAAATCCAGGATGCAAAATTAACCACTCACATGTCTCTTATTCTCTTTGATATTTATTTAATAGCATATGCAGTATAATATATTTTTTGGTATTGGCAACTAATATTTAGCTATTGCATTCTTAGAACCTCTAGTCAAGagtaaagtcagaaaaaaaaacacacagaaaaagtAAAGTCAGTTTATTGTTAATTGTTCTTCAGGTGTTTCATTTAGGTATGACCTTTGATGATcccattttggtgttttcttggcaaagatactggagtggtttaccagttctttctacagctcattttacagatgaggcaaacagggttaagtaacttggttaaagtcacacagctaattaatttCTGAGGATAGATTTTAACTAATAAATGTGAGTCTTCTGATGTCAAGCGTAAtcttctatctactatatcacctagATGCTTTCAAATCAATTTACAGATCAATTTTATCCTTTTTCAAAAACAGATCTATTAAAACCTTGTTGTATTGCTGTCCTTGTATTGGTCTTTCTTTCAGCAGGATTATCTTATAGGTACAGCTGTGAAGTCACTGAACACTTTTGCTATTTTACTAAGACCCcatgacagcaggtaatctgatataggttatatatgtataataagcttgaacatatttctgcattagtcatgttattagagaagaatcagatcaaaaaagaaaaacaaaagcaccaaaacaaaagaaatagtgtggtccaatcagcatccatattccacattttttttttctagatttggagagccttttcctccatgagtcctttggagctttcttgtaccgttgtattggtgacaagaatcaagtctgtcacataatgtttatgatactgtgtacgatgttcttctagttctgctcatctcattcatcatcagttcatacaaatccttccaggtttctctgaactcctcctgctcatcgcttcttacagcacaatagaataccattacattcatataccacagcttgtttagccattccccaattgatgggcagcccctcaatttccaattctttgccaccacaaaaagagcagctataaatatttttgtccatgtggatccttttccctttcttatgatctctttggggaaaagacccaaaagtggtattgctgggtcaaagggtatgcacagctttatagccgcTAGTAGATGTGATTTCTGAGCTCTCTTCTCAATGATAATCTGCAACACCATGGGCATTAATAAAAAACAGTTCTCCCGGACTGGAGAAGAGCAAGTGTCCctgttttcaaaaaagagaaatgaatataATCTACAAACTAGGTTGGTGAGCTTTACTTCATTCCCAACAGAATTcaagaatgtattattaaagaaatGGTCAAGAAATTGAAGCAGTGACCAGAAAGTCAGTATCACGTCATCAAGATTAGGCATTGCCTAAGTAaccttagctgcccctgttaccttcattttttaaaggattcaTTCATGCTATACTCAACACTcagctatcatttaaaaaattcacaatcgggggcagctagctggcgcagtggacaaagcaccggccctggattcaggagtacctgagttcaaatctggcctcagacacttgacacttactagctgtgtgaccctgggcaagtcacttaacccccattgccctgcaaaaaactaaaaagaaaacaaaacaaattcacaatCTTTTCATtgtcaaaaaatttaaaaataatattatctaAATCCCTAAGACACCCTTTCTATTCTCCTAGATTTTTCAAAGGTCATTGTTTACAACTAAATGAGCACATTTCCAGGTTATTTCAGCACTCTGGTAGGTAGTTATTATGAACTTGGTGACTTAAACTGATTGTAGTTGGATAGTCTCTTACCATCTTCTTTTTTAGGATTTTCAACAGCCcttcacacccccacccccattttttttgTTAACCAGTCTGTTGTGTGCTTAGAATGACAAAGTGTTTTCTATAGCATAGAAAACATAAGGAGAATTGAACTAACTCTTTCATCTCTGTTATAACATTAACTTGCAACAGAATTCTAATCCTTTAATCTTCTCATTGCTCCTTACACAGCTATAGAACAGCTCTTGTTTTGGTTGTTTGCATTTATTGCATGCTGTACCTTGTGTTTGGGACTTTGAAATAGTTGACAATTTCCAAGCTTTTGGGAGGAggctggtcaatgagggttaagttccttgcccagggttccacagcttgTAAGtctcaagtttctgaggctggatttgaactaaggtcctcctgaatccagggtcagtgctttatccactggtccacctagctgcccctcaaggatgtttttaaaattaattctcaTTTACTGATTCTTATCCTTGCATGTCTTTGAAAATTCTGAGATTGTTGGTGAGTTCCTTATGTCTACACATTGTCCTCTTTAGATGATACCCTCTTTTCTTTATCGGTATCATTTATACTTTTCATAAGATTATACccattctcggggcagctaggtggcgcagtggatagagcaccggccctggagtcaggagtacctgagttcaaatctggcctcagacacttaacacttactagctgtgtgaccctgggcaagtcacttaaccccaattgcctcactttaaaaaaaaaaaaagattatacccATTCTCTCTAGCTGACATCTCCCATggaattttgtttttgcaatgtTCATAAAATAAAACCTAGATGAAGATGAAGTAGCTGAAGGATATttgattctttttgtctttggctTGAGTTTCGGGAAAAtatgatttctattttatgtGCATGCCAAGTGTTTGAGTCAGAATGATCTAATACTATGTTTATAGTACAGAATGAAAGATCACTTTATTTGGTTCATTTAACTAAgtaaaatactgaaataaaataatttgcatactttaagaaaatttaatttagattttaaCATAGATCTACATTTTGGGGTTTTAGTtctcttgttttttgttcatccttccttctcagaAAGGATCAACAATACATTAAgttgaaattggatttgaatttggcAGATAATAGCTTATGACCATTAGTATCAACCAGCATCTTCATTCCTTGATTTCAGAGTTGATGGTCCTGAGGCATAAAATTGGGAATAATTAGTAGTAGGCAGTAAGATTGTCATTTATTAtgctaattttatataattaaaattttaaatgtctttaaaaaaataaattttaatatgttCTCAAATACTTTGATCCTcaattcctcctcctcttcaactCACATGACTCACTGCCTTCTTCTTAGTACCCATAAGGATAACATTGTTGTCACTAACATCTACAAGTCAAAAACTTCACTATTTCTTTATCAGATCATAACTTGATATCATTCTATTGTTCCCTAGCTTTACTCCTAAAACAATTTTTCATCCTCACCAGGAATCCCCCTGTCCCTAATTGTTCTCTATGGCTGCCATTTCTTTGCCCAATCTGAACCCAGTAATAAACCAGTTTAACTTTATACTGTAATTGACTCTTTAGTTGCTTGATCTTCTTATTGAGGTGCATAATTACCAAACACTGTCTCTTACCATGATCTTTATCTACTCTTGCTTCATTACTTGCTGCTCAACAGTTTTGGAGGAAACTTAAAGGATTAAAACCCTGAGTCCATTACACGTGATTCCCTGTTGCCTTCAGGATCCATTACACATTTACATTATTTCATCTCAACCCAACAAAGCCATTCTCTACCAAATGTCCTTATTTCTGTTATGGGTACTGTCATCATTAGTGTCACCCAGTTgcttggtttgttttggttttggttttggttttggtgaggtagttagggttaagtgacttgcccagggtcacacagctggaaagtgtctgatgttggatttgtactcaggtcctcttgactccagggccagtgctctatccactgcaccatctagctgcccaaaatgcttggggtttttttggggggggggcagggcagtgagggttaagtgacttgcccagggtcacgcagctagtaagtgtcaagtgtcttgagtagagatttgaactcagaccctcctgaatccagggccagtactttatctactatgccacctagctgccccatacccagTTCCTTTGAATCATACTACTTTTAACTCCTTGCTTTCCCTcaacctccttcctccttttaatTAGTTGCTAGATCTTATCGATTTACCCTCcccaacatctctcacatatcttccttttcttttcccttttctctactcacatagtCCCTACCCTAGTTTGGGTCTTGATCAATATTAAACTAGTCTTCTGGTTTTTATCTTTGAATTTCACATCCTAAACCTTATCCAGCATGTATTTGCTAAAATCTttacctactcaataaacttcaatgatTCCCTCTTGCCTTCAGGATCTCATGCAAACTTCCCGTAgcattttaaagcccttcatagcctgtTCTCAGTCTACCTTTTTGacccattttatatatatctatacatatcttcTCTTCCTGCACTCCGTGTTTTAGCCCAACTTGCCCTACTTCTCCTCACATATAATACTCCATTTTCAGTCTAAGTCTTTATACTGGCTGCCCTCCTTGCttagaatgcactccttccttcttaaaatttattcttgtattcattttgtatagaCCTATTCATGAATATGACTGGAACCTCCATGAAGGCAAGAATGGCTTCATGTTTACCTTTGTAGCCtcaacacctagcacaatgcctgacatagtaggtgcttaataaagatttgATAAATTTAattggtattattttcttttgagaggCTGTTGGATTCATATTACACTGCAAGAGAGGGtatttgtctctctttttaaattgtaGAAAAATTATTTAGTGTACTTATTCCCAGATGTTTACAAAAGCATTACCATTTTCCTTGAAGCAAGTTATATAAATGTTCGCGTTGAAATCTGAACTGTAATTATTGTTGAAATCAGGCATAATAAATACTCAACAATTAATATTCAAGGTGTGTTTGGAATGttagtaattctttttttcaagttaatGGTAATAGAAGGTAAGTCTTAAGAAACTTAAATctgctttattttattattttagcttttaggcaccaaatttttttttttagtttgctaGTGTTGATAGTTATTGCCAGCCTTTAAATGTCACAAAACTGTGTTTCCCCCTTTAGCGATTTTTTCCTGGTACAGATATTACTGTGTAACAATCTTATAATCAACATTCTaggtttttttctgttcttttgttttgggtcaCGAAAAGTAATAATCAAACTCATGtatcataaataaaaattagaacaaCTTGAAGAAGAGTTAAAATATGCctaatgggggtagctaggtggtgcagtggatagagcactggccctggattcaggaggtcctgagttcaaacccagcctcagacacttgacacttactagctgtgtgaccctgggcaagtcacttaaccccagttgccccaccaaaaaaaatatatgcctAATCTATATGACCCTGTTAATAAAAATTTCCTTTAGGGTGGTAAAAGATTTTATTGAGACTATATAGTTTGAAAAAGGTGGAATCATGTTCATTTAACAGagggttaaataatttgagaTTCACCCAGAGTGATGATTAgtgaaggatttattaagttaTGATTGAATCAAATAGGGTGGAAGCATTTGAAACCTTGTAATCTCTGGCAGAGGAGGGAAAGACCCACAATGAAATGTTAGTAATAACAATTTTATCTGTAGTGCACGCAGTTTCCATGTTAAGTAggtattttaaatgattattattgacattttttagatgaggaaacaggttcaagAGAAGTAAAAGGATCTTCTGCACAGTCTTAATTCTAGTGAGTTTTAGAGTCAAGATTTGTACCATGACTTCAAATTTGACATGTTGATCTATATGTTAATAAAGGAAAATTTTTAGTATACTCCTTTTGTAATAGAACTTGGAAGCTTGGTCAGGGTTTTTAAATATTACCACCTGAAATGCttgttattaaataatattagatattttatttgGTCCAAATagtgtttccttttgttttcatatagtaCAAACAAAATCCGGAAATGTTCAAACAGACAGCTCGACTTTGGGCACATGTGTATGCTGGAGCACCAGTTTCTAGTCCAGAATacaccaaaaaaatagaaaacctaTGTGCTATGGGCTTTGATAGGGTAAGTGCATATCATGTATactagtttttgttttattattattatttggtatcATGGAGAGAGATTGGAAAGGCTGATGATGTGATCTTTACTGTTTCTGACAATCATTTTTAGTTGACATTTGCTACCAAATTAcctgttttcctttgtatcttcatttaaataaaagaattccTAACAGCTAAATCACTTATTTAAAaagatttatatttattatatatgcatacaatacAGTTATCCtaagtaaatattttatgaaagaaaCTTTATGTAAGATTTACCGATTCAAAAGCAGAAACTGAAAATGCTGTAGAAATGTTTCTttgggattgattttttttttccctatctcttttctctccagaATGCAGTAATAGTGGCCTTGTCTTCAAAATCATGGGATGTAGAGACTGCAACAGAATTGCTTCTGAgtaactgaggcatagagagaaaGCTGCTGCTATAGTCCAGTCCAGTTTGCCCCCTTCTTGAGGAGCATCACCATCTGTTATTTTTAGAATTCTGCATAGATTCTTTTAAAACTGGCATTCTTGCCTAATTATTATCTAGGCATGATTgaagactgaggaaaaaaaaaaaaaccctgctctgTAAATAAAGCTAATTAAACGCCTGTGTAAATTTAAAAAGGggaaatactttaattttttttcttactaaatAGTGTAAAAATTCTTTGAGCTCAGCTAAgactatggaaaaacaaaacatgctAACTTTAGCATTTAGCAGTGTGACCAAGACTAGCAAGAGTTTGCTTCAGGATTTTGTTGAATAATTATTTAAGTAATATTTTGAACGTGTTAAGGCCATCCAAATTGTTGATGTCATTCATCACAGCTACCTTAATGTTTTTAACATTGATCTTCTGTGCCTGTGAATTTACTTGCATGCGTGTACTTTGCTAGACCTTTTAGAACCTGGTAGCTGAAGAGAGCAccattttaaatatttgtgtgCTTAGAAAACTAAAGACTTACCCAAAGTTGAAAATGGTGAACTATTCAGAACCGTTTCCATTCCCATCATTGGATTGGGACACCACATGTACTTTCTCTTCATTTGACATATTCTaatgataaatttatttttcccttgtttCTGGTTGATAATGTGCCATTTATAGTAGCTTATGTTCCCTTTTCAGATGACATATGGAATATTTTGTCATTACACTTAAAATACAGTCTTGGAACTTTCATGTATTAGAGGTGGTACAAAAATGGGgctattgattttatttcttctgagacCAGTACATTCTTAATGTTGTGATTTCCCTGTAATTATGGGAAAAACATAACCTAATTTTCGCTGTTTggacactttttaaaaactgtctcAGCAGTTGAAGATTTCCTTTGAGTACTTGCTTTGATGCAATCAACAGTTTGCAAcagttttctattatttttgggCTTTATTGTAGGGATTGCTTATCAGGTACTTAAAATTTCACTTTTGCTTACATTTTCCCCATGTTGACACATGGAAGCCGTGTTAATGTTTTCCTGTACATACTTCAAATGCacatagaaagaaaatagaagtgtGTTATAAACCTAGCTTTCTTTATGATGTTTCTGATAATACCAGAATTGAAAATCTTACTTTCTTGTGTACATACAGTCTCAGACTTTCTATTCGTATTAAAATGACATTTCATCCTGAATTCAaaagtttgaaaattattagttTTGCAAATTCAGATATCATTGTGACCATTTATTGAATGTTGAATTAACTTCATGCAGACAGGCATATGCTTTAAATATAATAATTGTATGAAATTTTCAGGgtagatgaagaaagcaaagttgGCAGACTGAATTAGGTCTATGTCGTATTCAAAGCTTCCATTCCCTAACAGATTATTATCCTAAGccagaaaagtttttaaaagatgcaGACATCAATTGTTTTTGAACCATGAGTTTGGTGTTCATATTTGACTTTTTTGTATTCTTGATACTGGAAGCAATAAGAACCATTATTAAATATGTTACAAGGttagaataagaaattaaagggaACCAGTTCTTCCAAAACCTTTTAGAATTCCCTAATCAATAGCAAACTTTTAGTTCATAATAAACACAAATCTCAGTTTTTTCTATACTGTTTGGTTAAGCCTGGGATTTTTCCTACAATTACCTTTCCTTGTTGTAGCCCAATTATTTTCTGATGATGCcaaaggaaatgatttttttttcttaatttgttttaaaCAATTAAggacttttaatttgtattttgagGTATTAGAGTAATATAGATTTATGGAtgttttcccctcattttctctTGGTCAAATCTCAATTGTCTTTTATGTTAGACAACTTTAGTCCTAGGATATGTGGTgaacatgctttttaaaaaaaatccaattaaaatataTCTGTCCAGTTTACCATTTCTAAATATTACCAGGGTATAAAAATTGTGAGTTTTTGTCAGATTAATTAAAGAGAAAACTGGGAGATTGTTAAACAACAAGGATTACATGCCTTCATTTTTTGAAGACAGATGAATCTTGCCTTTGATTACTTTTGCCTCAAATGGATCCCATTCAGTAAGTACATTTCAGACACTATGTATCTCAAGGCTGCACAGAGAATCTGAATCTGAGGGTGTGATCATGCTTGGTACTGAGGAATTTTTCTATAAGGGGGTCCTCATGCCTAAAATTTAATTTACCTTACACCTTTTAAAGACTGCAATAGTTCCTCTTTATTCTTCCCTcatagtttgtttttgttgtgtatttatatatatatatatacatacacatatatatgtctatatagatataaaattgaCTTCTTCCTTATTGCAAAATTTAATAACAGATAAAATGTCttgttctttatctttttatttgaaaGACTAACAAGGACACTTTTAAGAATGCCAATTGGGTAACAAAAAGGTGCCCGGGTGGAAAATAGTTTCCTAATTGCATTTTTTGgttatttgatatttttaaaggtttacaaagtagaAACTCAAAACAAATGTATTTGGTGCAGAGTTACTAGAGAAAGCTGACATTCCAACCAAATAGGTTTTATTATTGTTAAGTAGAGATTTTGTGGAACATGCCTGACTTTTAGTAGAATAGTCAATGGTGCGGTATTCATtcgcttcaatttttttctttaatgactGGAAAACAGTATATGACAGAAGAATTAGTGCAGtatgtaaatatttaaaagaatctGGTACTAAATTAGCTGCTAAGAGTTGACTCCCAAAGATGCTTACCATTGTTCAGTTAAACACATACAACTTCCAAGAATAGATGAACTTCAGTATAGTTGGCTA from Dromiciops gliroides isolate mDroGli1 chromosome 6, mDroGli1.pri, whole genome shotgun sequence encodes the following:
- the UBE2K gene encoding ubiquitin-conjugating enzyme E2 K isoform X2, with amino-acid sequence MANIAVQRIKREFKEVLKSEEVRFITKIWHPNISSVTGAICLDILKDQWAAAMTLRTVLLSLQALLAAAEPDDPQDAVVANQYKQNPEMFKQTARLWAHVYAGAPVSSPEYTKKIENLCAMGFDRNAVIVALSSKSWDVETATELLLSN
- the UBE2K gene encoding ubiquitin-conjugating enzyme E2 K isoform X3; protein product: MTLRTVLLSLQALLAAAEPDDPQDAVVANQYKQNPEMFKQTARLWAHVYAGAPVSSPEYTKKIENLCAMGFDRNAVIVALSSKSWDVETATELLLSN
- the UBE2K gene encoding ubiquitin-conjugating enzyme E2 K isoform X1, producing MANIAVQRIKREFKEVLKSEETSKNQIKVDLVDENFTELRGEIAGPPDTPYEGGRYQLEIKIPETYPFNPPKVRFITKIWHPNISSVTGAICLDILKDQWAAAMTLRTVLLSLQALLAAAEPDDPQDAVVANQYKQNPEMFKQTARLWAHVYAGAPVSSPEYTKKIENLCAMGFDRNAVIVALSSKSWDVETATELLLSN